A genomic window from Methanobrevibacter sp. TLL-48-HuF1 includes:
- a CDS encoding DUF3194 domain-containing protein, producing the protein MSKLKKLSSADLATISDDFGEILEVEVSKAISTKELDDLDLDIVISYEDNQLDVDVDVGVTFDKLSEITQDQIAGAIDEAYLKFDSYIDENYRQ; encoded by the coding sequence ATGTCTAAACTTAAAAAATTATCATCTGCTGATTTAGCTACTATTTCTGATGATTTTGGTGAAATTTTAGAAGTTGAAGTTTCAAAGGCTATTTCTACTAAGGAATTAGATGATTTGGATTTGGATATTGTCATTAGCTATGAGGATAATCAGTTAGATGTTGATGTTGATGTGGGAGTTACTTTTGATAAACTTTCAGAGATTACTCAAGATCAGATAGCCGGTGCTATTGATGAAGCTTATTTAAAATTTGATTCATATATTGATGAGAATTATAGGCAGTAA
- a CDS encoding prefoldin subunit beta: MEIPENIQHQLNQFQQLQQQAQAVTMQIQNVEVQIQESETALEELNKTDENAEVFKQAGNLLIKVDYAQAVEDMNEKLETLKLRKQTMARQEERVMKKLEEMQTNIQAAMQGLQGE; this comes from the coding sequence ATGGAAATTCCAGAAAATATACAACATCAATTAAATCAATTTCAACAATTACAACAACAAGCTCAAGCTGTAACTATGCAAATTCAAAATGTTGAAGTTCAAATTCAGGAAAGTGAAACTGCTCTTGAAGAACTTAACAAAACTGATGAAAATGCTGAAGTTTTCAAACAAGCTGGAAACTTACTTATTAAAGTTGATTATGCACAAGCAGTTGAAGATATGAATGAAAAATTAGAAACTCTTAAGTTAAGAAAACAAACTATGGCTCGTCAGGAAGAAAGAGTCATGAAAAAACTTGAAGAAATGCAAACCAACATTCAAGCTGCTATGCAAGGTTTACAAGGAGAATAA